From the genome of Terriglobales bacterium, one region includes:
- the ruvC gene encoding crossover junction endodeoxyribonuclease RuvC: MRVLGIDCGSEITGYGVVEQGSDGHLRHITSGAIKLSLRNTLAMRLSHVFSELRTVIQLHRPDVAAIEDVFYALNAKTALKLGQVRGVALLAASSCGLQVAEYAPLTVKSAVVGYGKAEKQQVQQMVARLLDLPEPPHPSDVADALAIAICHLHTSATLLRQKVGGPR, from the coding sequence ATGCGGGTCTTGGGGATCGATTGCGGCTCGGAGATCACAGGCTATGGCGTGGTCGAGCAGGGAAGCGACGGCCATCTCCGGCACATCACCTCTGGGGCCATCAAGCTCTCCCTGCGCAACACGCTGGCCATGCGGCTCTCGCACGTTTTCAGTGAGCTTCGGACCGTGATTCAGCTGCACCGCCCCGACGTCGCCGCCATCGAAGATGTCTTCTACGCCCTGAATGCCAAGACCGCCCTCAAGCTGGGACAGGTCCGCGGCGTGGCCCTGCTGGCGGCCTCCAGTTGCGGGCTCCAGGTCGCGGAGTACGCTCCCCTGACCGTCAAGTCGGCGGTCGTCGGCTACGGCAAGGCGGAGAAGCAGCAGGTGCAGCAGATGGTGGCCCGTCTGCTGGACTTGCCGGAACCGCCGCATCCTTCCGACGTCGCCGATGCCTTGGCCATCGCCATCTGTCATCTCCATACCTCCGCTACTCTGCTGCGGCAGAAGGTAGGCGGCCCCAGGTGA